Genomic DNA from Roseburia intestinalis L1-82:
TCCGTTTCTCCCCTTACACCCTGATATCTGAAATTCGTCTGTTTATTGCCATTGCCCCCACAAAAACCAATAATGCTGCACTCATGACAAGAACACCTGCCAGATTGCCATACAACGGATCGATAAATTCTCTTGATGCAAGATTCAGATAGGCGAGAATAAAAAATGGCATCACACTCATAATCTTCCCCTCCAGCTTCTTTCCGGCAATGACTGTATCCACTTCCCTCTCTACTTCTATCTTTGCGGATATGCGTGCTGCTGTTGTCCGGATAATCTGAGGGAAGTCTCCCCCACTCCTTTTTGCAAAACCAAAAATCTCTGCAAAACTTTGGATTTCTTCCACACCGCTCCGCACTGCCAGATCATGCAGAATCTCTTCTACATTCCGGTTTAATTTTATTTCTGCATTCATCTGAATCAATTCCTTAGTGATCATTGCCTCTTTTCCATACAGATCCATAATTTCCCGCTCCGCTTCTTTCCATGCATGTTCAATGGAATATCCTGCAAGCAATGCCGCTGCAACGGCCTGGATCGCATCCCGAAATTCAATCATCAGCTTTTTTGCACGTTCATCTCTTTTTTTATTTTTGTAATAAGAAACGATTAGATAATTTACAGGAATAACCAGCACCATTCCATACCATGAACGGTAAAACAGCCACGCGATCGCTGCTGCGACTGCCGTCCCTGCTGCCAGACACCCCAGTCGTTCCCACAGATTACACCGATATTTACGATAATCCATTTATTCTCCTGTACCAGGAAGTGTGATTCCTGCTCTTTTACATTTTTCCTGATTAAAAAGTGTACCTACCCGCTGTAATTCTCCACAGACTGTTTCTCCGTCCGATGGTTTTTCCACATAACGATACAGATCTTTCAACACAATCTCCCCTTCCTGCATACCAGTCACTTCTGTAATTGTCAGGACCTTACGGCTTTTATCCCTCATTCTCCCAAGATGAACCAGAATATCCAGTCCGGATGCAATCTGACTTCGTATCGCAGTAAGCGGCAGCTCCATTCCCATCAGCACCATTGTTTCTAAACGACTCATCATATCCCGACAGGAATTTGCATGCCCGGTAGATAAACTTCCATCATGTCCGGTATTCATTGCCTGCAGCATATCAAGCGCTTCCTCTCCACGACACTCACCAACCACAATTCTCTCCGGCCGCATTCGAAGTGCCGTACGGATCAGATCCCGTATCGTAATCGGTTTTACTCCTTCAAACATCTGATTTCTTGTTTCAAGTCTTACCAGATTTGGTTTGTCGACAAGCCGGAGTTCTGCCGAATCTTCAATCGTAATGAT
This window encodes:
- a CDS encoding type II secretion system F family protein gives rise to the protein MDYRKYRCNLWERLGCLAAGTAVAAAIAWLFYRSWYGMVLVIPVNYLIVSYYKNKKRDERAKKLMIEFRDAIQAVAAALLAGYSIEHAWKEAEREIMDLYGKEAMITKELIQMNAEIKLNRNVEEILHDLAVRSGVEEIQSFAEIFGFAKRSGGDFPQIIRTTAARISAKIEVEREVDTVIAGKKLEGKIMSVMPFFILAYLNLASREFIDPLYGNLAGVLVMSAALLVFVGAMAINRRISDIRV